In Blastopirellula marina, the sequence CGGCCACCTATCGGGCTCACGCGAACCAATCGGTATACCGAGCCAATGTCGCCGTAGCGGATGCTCCCTTTTCGGTGCCAGACGCGGCCCAGGCCATCACCTACGAGCGCGACCGCAGTGGGCTGCTTCTGGCCAGCTACGAGATGCAAGAGGCCCCATTTCGAGCATGGCTATCGAACCATGACTCGGTGGTATCAAAAAACGACGGACGATGGGAAGAACTAGCAAGTGCCGTCAACGCAACGTCCCCTAGCCCCAATCGATTGCCATGGATTCTCTCTTATGGAAACGAAATGATCGCCGACGGTTTTCGCGTGATCTGGCAAGCAGATGGGCTCTATCATTTCATCATCTACGATCGCACTATCGGAGTTGCCTACTACGAGCAGCAACCCATTCCCGAATAGCACATCCACCAAGAACGCTTGTCGTGTCCGACATGCATGGCGATACACCACGTTGATAAAAGCAGATTCGATTTATTCATGGGTTCTCAGAAAGGTCTGCTATAATCGCGGCCAGTCCAACACCATTCTCGAAGGACGAGCCATGCTCGATCGTCTCCTTCTCATCTCGCTGATCTTGTGCCTGCTGGCAGGCTGTAACCGTGAGGAGCCTACGTTGTCTGAAGAAAACCCGCTCGATGGTTTCTACCTCAGCACCAGCAGCCAATCGCAAGCCCGCGCCGATGCCGTGCTGCCCTCGCAGGGAAGCGAAGATGTCAGCCACCTATTGGGCACGATTGCCCATCCCGGCGCGACCGCACCCAGTTGGGAACGTGAAGAGTACCTGCCTGAGGAAGCCACCGACTGGATCGTCGACGTTCAATTCCCCGCAGGCAGCGTCTTCGACGTTCAGCGTCTGGATCAGCCATTCGATAAAACCTTCCGCGAAGAGCACGGCGGACTGACCCTATACGGCAAAGACGCCGCCACCGGTTCGTGGACCTTTCTGATCTCGGCCGATGGCCCGTCCGAGGTCACCGGTCTGAAGATTGCCTGGGACTACTTCTCGGCCTGGAAAGACGATGCCGAAGTCGCGACCGCCGCAAAGTATCAGGCACGGCTCGATGGCATCAAGTCGGCACTGGCCAGCGACAGCATCGAAGCAACCATCCAAGCCGACACGCACCCCCGAAGAAGCTGCCGCACGGACCCTCTACCTGTCACGGCTACCAGAACAAGTCGATCGCACGATTGTCTTTCTCGTAGTCGCACCGGATGAAAAGCTGTTCGAAGGGCGTGAGATCTGGGACGTCATGCTGTACCTGGGACTAACCTGGGGAGACATGGACTGCTTCCACTGGATCAATCCCACCGGCATCGGCGACGACTATTACTTCAGCGTCGAAACCTCAACCCCGCCTGGCTACTTCCTGCCCGAAGAGATCGCCGCAGGGCGTCTCCAAACGCAGGACCTCGCCTTCCTGTTCAGTCTTCCTCGCGCGGCCGCACCGTCGACCATCGCCGAGCGGATGCGCAAAGCGGTCGAGTATGTCCAGTCACGTCTTGGGGGCGAGATCGTTTACATGATCGACGATGAAGAAGTCGACTTCGATTCCGCGATGCAGGAAATCAAACGCATTGAGGCCGAACTAACCGAGCAAGGTTTTCCACCCGGCAGCGAAGCGGCGCTGCGATTCTTTTAGATAGCAGGGCAGTCAGGCACTAAGCCACCGAGATATCGCCGTCGCCTGTTTCGTTGACGTCGTCGAACTGCACGCTGACGCGTTTCGAGATGCCGGACTCTTGCATGGTCACCCCGTGCAGGGTCGTGGCGGCGGCCATGGTGGCTTTCGAGTGGCTCACGATCACAAAGCGGGTCCAATCCAAAAAGCCGTTCAGAACGTCGACAAAGCGGCCGATGTTGGCTTCGTCGAGCGGGCCGTCCACTTCGTCCAGAATACAGAACGGGCTGGGACGGAACTGGAAGATGGCCAGCAGCAGCGTGACCGCCGTCAGGGCACGTTCGCCACCGGAAAGCAGCGAGATGTTGAGCGAGCTCTTCCCAGGGGGCGTGGCGATGACATCGATGCCAGCTTCCAGGATATCGACCCCTTCTTCGATGATAATATCGGCCGAACCACCGCCGAACACGCGGCGGAACATCACCTGGAAGTTGCTGCGAACCGTTTCCAAAGTCTCCTCGAACAGTCGGCGGCTGTCGATGTTGATCTTGCTGATGATCTTCTCGAGCGATTCCTTCGCTTCAGTCAGGTCTTTTAGCTGACCATCGAGTTGCTCGAAGCGGGCCTGGAACTCGTCGAGCTCCTTGAGCGCTTCCATGTTGACCGAACCGATGTTGCTGATCTTCCGCCGCAGGTCGGCAATCTCTTCGTCGATCGCGGCCCGGTCCCCGGGCAGTTCGATCTCCTGGATATCGAGTTCGACTTCTGAGATCTCGATCTGATAGTCGTCGCGCAGACGCCGCTCGAGCGTGCTCCGTTCGTGCCGCAGATCGGTGAAGGCAAGTTCCTTGCGGTGCAGTTGATCGTCGGCCGTACGCTGCTTCTGACGGGCCTCGACCAGGCGGGCCGTGTGCTCTGACTTCGCTTTCTCCAGTTCTTTCCGGGCTGCCCGCTCGGTTGTCAGTTGTTCCTGCGACTCGGTCAATTGCA encodes:
- a CDS encoding cell division protein ZipA C-terminal FtsZ-binding domain-containing protein — protein: MWDVMLYLGLTWGDMDCFHWINPTGIGDDYYFSVETSTPPGYFLPEEIAAGRLQTQDLAFLFSLPRAAAPSTIAERMRKAVEYVQSRLGGEIVYMIDDEEVDFDSAMQEIKRIEAELTEQGFPPGSEAALRFF